The Chryseobacterium nakagawai genome has a segment encoding these proteins:
- a CDS encoding toprim domain-containing protein, producing MNCKQFNSISLEEVLLSLGHLPAKQNEKEAWYLNPFANESQASFKINKSLNKWYLFSEGIGGNNTDFMKKYLNTSVNGVLLWAENQNFSSFLNQNIPDQKFKNPSKNYEILDVNGIQHPALLEYLRVRKVGNQTQFLHEIHYRMNDKNYFGIGFKNDSGGYEIRNKYSKICLGKKDISTIKNGSESLRIFEGFFDFLSFKNVENFLEKEPVDYLILNSVSMIHNIKSSLGNYENIELYFDNDEAGNRAVEIIRNENQSAEDCRVLYSDFKDLNDWMIHKNPLPERQVKQRRR from the coding sequence ATGAACTGCAAACAATTTAACAGCATATCGTTGGAAGAAGTCCTCCTTTCTCTCGGACACCTTCCAGCGAAACAAAATGAAAAAGAAGCTTGGTATCTCAACCCTTTTGCCAACGAATCCCAAGCCTCTTTTAAAATCAATAAAAGTCTTAACAAGTGGTACTTATTCTCAGAAGGAATCGGTGGAAACAATACTGACTTTATGAAGAAGTATCTGAATACTTCAGTAAATGGAGTTTTACTTTGGGCAGAAAATCAGAACTTTTCTTCTTTTCTAAATCAAAATATTCCTGATCAGAAGTTCAAAAACCCGAGTAAAAATTATGAGATACTGGACGTTAATGGAATCCAGCATCCTGCACTTTTGGAATATTTAAGAGTAAGAAAAGTTGGAAATCAAACTCAGTTCTTACACGAAATTCATTACCGAATGAATGATAAAAACTATTTCGGAATTGGTTTCAAGAACGATTCTGGCGGTTATGAAATCCGCAATAAATATTCTAAAATTTGTTTGGGCAAAAAAGATATTTCAACCATAAAAAACGGATCAGAATCGCTTCGGATTTTCGAGGGCTTTTTCGATTTTCTTTCCTTTAAAAATGTAGAGAATTTTTTAGAAAAAGAACCTGTCGATTATCTCATTTTGAATTCCGTTTCGATGATTCACAATATTAAAAGTTCACTAGGAAATTATGAAAATATTGAGCTTTATTTTGACAATGACGAAGCTGGAAATCGTGCCGTTGAAATTATTAGAAATGAAAATCAAAGCGCAGAAGATTGTCGGGTTTTATATTCAGATTTTAAAGACTTAAATGACTGGATGATACACAAAAATCCATTACCTGAAAGACAAGTCAAACAAAGGAGAAGGTGA
- a CDS encoding relaxase/mobilization nuclease domain-containing protein, giving the protein MNNSATTRAITKIALQYNGNDKGTAEMVASNYLLSDTAEGQFNEMKTVAERNTKVKKWALTGYISQPDEIGRKLKDEELKQIVMEALTQIGVTNRNQYRLDIHNSTKHKHIHFVVNRIDISGKCTVKAHDIGKRFGEAVREVCKEKGLLTDVEIGIQKKAEMLKSLSEAIRSEDNFDDLILEMKEKGFEIQLSSNVKDGISGMRIVMEKDKNFQTERIYKAGYKLSEISNQLKISEIKSLFKMKQAVREAQKNADNLEGFRKTLQQKGISIKIQYKGEFKAGQKNEIQDFWINKSDNSQEKDGFFFRKNVGFSLSAIDSDFGNVVRSLSHSSVKNDTGNHLKADTNESLIEIAGGFLGDFLNPTYVSQNEDELWKKKRKLRR; this is encoded by the coding sequence ATGAATAATTCAGCAACCACAAGAGCTATCACAAAGATTGCTTTGCAATACAATGGCAATGATAAAGGAACAGCAGAAATGGTGGCTTCGAATTATCTTCTAAGCGATACTGCTGAAGGTCAGTTTAACGAAATGAAAACCGTAGCTGAAAGAAATACCAAAGTGAAGAAATGGGCATTGACTGGTTATATTTCTCAACCAGACGAGATAGGCAGAAAATTAAAGGATGAGGAACTAAAACAAATTGTGATGGAAGCTCTTACCCAAATAGGTGTGACAAATAGAAATCAATATCGATTAGACATTCACAACAGTACAAAACATAAGCATATTCACTTTGTTGTCAACAGAATTGATATTTCGGGAAAGTGCACTGTGAAAGCACACGATATCGGAAAGAGATTTGGTGAAGCTGTTCGAGAAGTCTGCAAAGAGAAAGGATTATTAACCGATGTTGAAATTGGAATTCAGAAAAAAGCTGAGATGCTGAAAAGCTTGAGTGAGGCTATTAGATCAGAAGATAATTTTGATGATCTGATATTAGAAATGAAGGAAAAAGGTTTTGAAATTCAATTGTCTTCAAATGTCAAGGACGGGATTTCGGGAATGCGAATCGTGATGGAAAAGGATAAAAACTTTCAAACAGAAAGGATTTATAAAGCAGGTTACAAATTGTCTGAAATCTCAAATCAACTAAAAATTTCTGAAATAAAATCTCTTTTTAAAATGAAACAAGCGGTCAGGGAAGCACAAAAAAACGCTGACAACTTAGAGGGATTTCGGAAAACTCTACAACAAAAAGGGATTTCTATTAAGATCCAATACAAGGGAGAATTTAAAGCCGGTCAAAAAAATGAAATTCAAGATTTCTGGATAAATAAAAGTGATAATAGTCAAGAGAAAGACGGATTCTTTTTCCGGAAAAATGTCGGGTTCTCTCTTTCGGCAATAGATTCTGATTTTGGCAATGTAGTAAGATCTTTAAGTCACAGTAGTGTAAAAAATGATACAGGTAATCATTTGAAAGCAGACACTAATGAAAGCTTAATAGAAATTGCAGGCGGATTCTTAGGTGATTTTCTTAATCCAACCTATGTTTCTCAGAACGAAGATGAACTCTGGAAAAAGAAGCGAAAATTAAGACGATAA
- a CDS encoding plasmid mobilization protein — MEKDFLQEFIHQVAKENEVKIAQEKRKKYFQELGRKGGLKTKENKKLDKVISVRMTNSEYEILIQKQEKYPLKLSTYIRNVLFEKELKINEFQTDEVLLQYGNHFKKITNLLRNREWNVFENKKEIIVGIENLIELIHQYLYSKIQKNE; from the coding sequence ATGGAAAAAGACTTTCTACAAGAATTTATACACCAAGTCGCCAAAGAAAATGAGGTAAAGATTGCTCAGGAAAAGAGAAAAAAATATTTTCAGGAACTAGGTCGGAAAGGTGGTTTGAAAACAAAAGAAAACAAAAAATTGGATAAAGTTATTTCTGTAAGAATGACCAATTCCGAATATGAAATTCTCATTCAAAAACAAGAAAAATATCCTTTAAAATTGTCCACTTATATTCGGAATGTTTTGTTCGAAAAAGAACTTAAAATCAATGAATTTCAAACTGATGAAGTCTTACTTCAGTATGGAAACCATTTCAAAAAAATAACCAATCTTTTGCGAAATCGGGAATGGAATGTTTTTGAAAATAAGAAAGAGATCATAGTAGGAATTGAAAATCTGATCGAATTGATTCATCAATATTTGTATTCAAAAATTCAGAAAAATGAATAA
- the mce gene encoding methylmalonyl-CoA epimerase → MKLEHIGIAVKSLGVSDELFAKLLGKESYKQETVEREGVVTSFYETGESKIELLEASNPESPISKFIEKKGEGIHHLAFGVENILEEVKRLKKEGFQFISEEPKEGADNKLVVFLHPKSTNGVLVELCQEKQ, encoded by the coding sequence ATGAAGCTAGAACATATCGGTATTGCCGTAAAATCTTTAGGTGTTTCTGACGAACTTTTTGCTAAACTATTAGGAAAAGAATCCTACAAACAAGAAACAGTGGAAAGAGAAGGAGTGGTAACTTCTTTCTACGAAACAGGAGAAAGTAAAATAGAGCTTTTGGAAGCCAGTAATCCTGAAAGTCCAATCTCAAAATTTATTGAAAAAAAGGGAGAAGGCATCCATCATCTGGCATTTGGGGTTGAAAATATCCTGGAGGAAGTAAAAAGATTAAAAAAAGAAGGATTTCAATTTATCTCCGAAGAACCGAAAGAAGGTGCTGATAACAAATTAGTTGTATTCCTTCATCCTAAATCAACAAACGGTGTACTGGTAGAACTTTGCCAAGAAAAGCAATAA
- a CDS encoding helix-turn-helix domain-containing protein, with protein MTQVQLQQELNEIKKLLKDNFINSKDVLTSNEVLKYLNISYSLLSKLTSAGLIPFYKPTNGLLFFFRSELHDWIKENKIYSEKDAENLLKNHRTNKKA; from the coding sequence ATGACACAAGTTCAACTACAGCAAGAATTAAACGAAATAAAGAAGCTCCTGAAGGACAACTTTATCAACAGCAAAGATGTTTTGACCTCAAACGAAGTCCTCAAATATCTTAATATAAGCTACAGTCTACTTTCAAAATTGACATCTGCCGGACTTATTCCCTTTTATAAGCCCACCAATGGATTGCTGTTCTTTTTCAGATCCGAACTGCACGACTGGATAAAAGAAAACAAGATCTACTCCGAAAAAGATGCAGAAAATCTTTTAAAAAATCACCGTACCAATAAAAAAGCATAA
- a CDS encoding AAA family ATPase: MDKKPNRLTNLSDGQFNSAVSSSNEINILMDHLANEWIEIAKKLPTPNPLFGNIWHQGEVAILFSNTGKGKSILAVQLADSITKGHSIITLDVYKQIAIYFDFELSTKAFQRRYSDEDENSHQFSDDFIRVEIDRNKHLESDERSFEELIIESVKFQVEKSNAQVVIIDNITFLSATNEKSKEALSLMKLILDLSRKKSLAILLIAHTPKRDIFKPIQLEDLAGSKALSNFCDTVFCIGESVKGSNVRYIKQLKNRNYPIEFHENNVIECEVVKENSFLQFKFVDLNSEDEHLKKISEKSKDRIDEILELKNQNLSNVEIAKRLAVSESAIRRRINKHDKKSQ; the protein is encoded by the coding sequence ATGGACAAAAAACCAAACAGGTTGACCAATCTTTCAGATGGTCAGTTCAATAGTGCAGTAAGTAGTTCTAATGAAATTAATATACTGATGGATCATTTAGCGAACGAATGGATAGAGATCGCCAAAAAGCTACCCACTCCCAACCCCCTTTTCGGGAACATATGGCATCAGGGAGAAGTGGCAATTTTATTTAGCAATACAGGAAAAGGAAAATCAATTTTAGCCGTACAATTGGCGGACAGCATAACAAAAGGACATTCAATAATTACTTTGGATGTGTATAAACAAATTGCAATCTATTTTGATTTTGAGCTTTCAACAAAAGCATTTCAAAGAAGATACTCGGATGAAGATGAAAACTCACATCAATTCAGCGATGATTTTATTCGTGTTGAAATTGATAGAAATAAGCATTTAGAATCCGATGAGAGATCATTTGAAGAATTGATCATAGAATCTGTAAAGTTTCAGGTTGAAAAATCAAATGCACAGGTTGTGATCATAGATAACATTACTTTTTTATCGGCAACCAATGAAAAAAGCAAAGAAGCTTTATCCCTAATGAAGCTCATCTTAGACCTATCCCGAAAGAAAAGTCTTGCAATCCTGCTCATTGCCCATACTCCTAAAAGAGATATTTTCAAGCCAATCCAGTTAGAGGATCTGGCTGGAAGCAAGGCTCTAAGCAATTTTTGTGATACCGTTTTCTGCATCGGAGAATCTGTCAAAGGTTCGAACGTAAGATATATAAAACAACTTAAGAACAGGAATTATCCGATTGAATTTCACGAAAATAATGTTATTGAATGTGAAGTAGTGAAAGAAAATTCATTCTTACAGTTCAAGTTTGTTGATCTTAATTCGGAAGATGAACATTTGAAGAAGATCAGTGAAAAATCTAAGGATAGGATCGATGAGATTCTAGAACTAAAAAATCAAAATCTATCGAATGTAGAGATAGCAAAAAGATTGGCTGTGAGTGAATCTGCAATCCGAAGAAGGATTAATAAGCACGATAAAAAAAGCCAATAA
- a CDS encoding ABC transporter permease, which translates to MKNIAFYIASRYLLAKKGSTAVTFITWLSVGAMTVAVAAMFVIISVFSGLENLNKDLISNLHADLTLKSISGKTIKNLDQVNKVLNSNKEITSYSRVIEEKVYISFNGKGDIAYLRGVDSAYTKVNPINKEVFYGNYPSFKYSNEVLMENSLDNRLSIPVDSSNHYATVFMPKPGTGIISKEEDIYNKRDISVTGVFPGKDQLDSYIISPIELTEELLSLPKHSAYQIVIKLRNPENADTVKQSLISSLGKNIEIKTKEEENAAFWKMINTEKLFIYLIFALVIFITTFNLAGAIIILQLDKKEQAKSLISLGFPLSHLRLTYFYTGLLIVISGVISGLICGTALCYFQLYTEFFRANEVLPFPVKIVGKNYFIVALTASVFGITISWFFSKISKEYITKN; encoded by the coding sequence TTGAAGAATATTGCATTTTACATAGCATCCAGATACCTTTTGGCTAAAAAAGGCAGTACCGCTGTTACCTTTATTACATGGCTTTCAGTAGGTGCCATGACGGTTGCTGTGGCTGCAATGTTCGTTATTATTTCAGTTTTCTCAGGGCTTGAAAATCTAAACAAAGATTTAATCTCTAATCTTCATGCTGACCTGACCTTAAAAAGTATATCAGGTAAAACCATTAAAAACCTGGATCAGGTTAATAAAGTTTTAAATAGCAATAAAGAGATTACCAGCTACTCCCGTGTTATTGAAGAAAAGGTATACATCAGCTTTAACGGAAAGGGGGATATAGCCTATTTACGAGGTGTTGACTCTGCCTATACAAAAGTAAATCCTATTAATAAGGAAGTATTTTATGGGAATTACCCAAGTTTCAAATACTCTAACGAGGTATTAATGGAAAACAGTTTGGATAACCGATTGTCAATTCCGGTAGATTCTTCCAACCATTACGCAACGGTTTTCATGCCAAAACCAGGAACCGGAATCATCAGTAAAGAAGAAGATATTTATAATAAACGAGATATTTCAGTAACCGGAGTTTTCCCTGGAAAAGATCAGCTGGACAGCTATATTATCTCCCCTATTGAACTTACAGAGGAATTATTAAGCCTTCCAAAACATTCAGCTTATCAGATTGTTATTAAATTAAGAAATCCTGAAAATGCTGACACCGTAAAACAAAGCCTAATCTCTTCTTTGGGCAAAAATATTGAAATCAAAACTAAGGAGGAGGAAAATGCAGCTTTCTGGAAGATGATTAATACTGAAAAGCTATTTATCTATCTGATTTTTGCACTGGTTATTTTCATCACCACCTTTAATCTTGCCGGAGCTATCATTATCTTACAACTTGATAAAAAAGAACAGGCAAAATCTCTTATTTCATTAGGCTTTCCTTTAAGCCATTTAAGATTGACCTATTTCTACACCGGACTTCTTATTGTAATTTCCGGGGTAATTAGCGGTTTAATATGTGGAACAGCCTTATGTTATTTCCAGCTTTATACGGAATTTTTCAGAGCCAATGAAGTATTACCATTCCCTGTAAAAATTGTTGGAAAAAACTATTTTATCGTAGCTCTTACCGCATCTGTATTTGGCATTACAATCTCTTGGTTCTTCTCAAAAATCAGCAAAGAGTATATTACTAAAAATTAA
- the rbfA gene encoding 30S ribosome-binding factor RbfA — MESNRQRKVAQIIQEDFAELFRKQAADSKQSILVSVSDVKVTADLGIAKIYLSIFPQEHRTAVMKEIEENKTQYRNFIGQKMAKQVRIIPQLSFYLDTALDDVEKLERELRGEGDNPVL; from the coding sequence ATGGAAAGTAACAGACAAAGAAAAGTAGCACAGATTATTCAGGAGGACTTCGCAGAACTTTTCCGCAAGCAGGCTGCTGACAGCAAACAAAGTATATTGGTATCCGTTTCAGATGTAAAAGTAACGGCGGATTTGGGTATTGCAAAAATTTATTTAAGTATTTTCCCTCAAGAACACCGTACTGCGGTAATGAAGGAAATTGAGGAAAACAAAACTCAATACAGAAACTTTATTGGCCAGAAAATGGCAAAACAGGTACGTATCATTCCACAACTCAGCTTTTATTTAGATACAGCTCTTGATGACGTTGAAAAACTGGAAAGAGAATTAAGAGGCGAAGGCGACAATCCTGTTTTATAG